Part of the Primulina huaijiensis isolate GDHJ02 chromosome 15, ASM1229523v2, whole genome shotgun sequence genome is shown below.
CATGAAGAAATGAGCTAGAATGAGAGCAAACCCAAGTGTGAAGATATATTTGAGAGATATACACACTTTAATGGATTaaatcctcacacacaatcattcacatatatacatgagagttgagcttcaaagtttagttaagtgatttttcacacaaaaacattaaagattgtgtttgtagttttgtcataagagacgttaaacattatATGGATTGTGAGGTTAcggagttgtataaatcaaagtcttttagtagatcCTTCCCAAGGAGAAGAAGGGGTgatttaggagttgttaatctccaaacatctataaacaaattcgtctctttttatttattgcatttacttatcattgcTACTGTTTTTAAGaggcattgttgaagcattttatgtgtatttcaaatactaaagtgtttgataaaatatttcaaccaTAAtgttttttactcattcaacttacATATCATTTAAATTCttcacaaaatatttaattgatttctacgaaagattattttgagtgtcttccgcttgatttgaaaatcaaactcgatttaattcatcgatgttcaATATTCCAAGaaacgagctattgtagctcaacgattatcCCTCAATCAATCATACCAGGTTTCAAGAAAGGAATTTGAAAAAACACATGCGCATCAATCCTCATGACTAGAGGCAACTGTGGTCTTGTTCGATCGCGTTGTGTTTAAATTGATTACCAATCCACTGCCCGTCACTAGGTTTCCATTTCGGATACAGTTGTGATCAAGGCAGAAACCAGTGTTTTATTAAGTATTTTACAATCAAAATGCTCATGCAGGTGCTACTCGTTTTAATCTGGGTGTTAGCAACATGCAGATGACATGTAACATCCGCGACCAGTAGATTTTGTAAGTGTTTGATTGAAGTGATAGTTGTGATGGATTTAAAATAGACCTATGtgtcatttcaaattcatcccACAAATCCCTCcttccaaatcaaatatttccgTCTACGCACAATCTAAGTTCCGTCATTCACAAGAGAGAGTTTAATTTTTGAAGGTCTTTTATAactaaaagaaagatttgaatcTCCAATCTTCTACTTTTTTATATAGAATTGATAATAAAGGTCAAATGAAAGGATAAACACCTTACCTTAACTACCTCAGCTATCCTGAAGCAATTGGTGGGATTTTCATAGTAACATTATTGAAAAGGCCAGGAGTTCATTTGAAAAAGATTTTAGCTTTGCTTTGATTCATATACTGGTAGCAAGAAACCCAGAAATTAGAATGTGGAATCCATGGGTCTTCCATACTTACTCGGGATTTCGAAGATTCATTACAAGAGAAGTAAAAAATCAAATGCCGACATCATTCTTAACCATTCCTTTTGAAGATAGTATTCATGAtatcaacaaaaaataaataaaaattactaACCCTCAAGGGAATGCCAATTTGAGGAGCAGCAAGCCCAACTCCAGGCGCTTTCCGCATGACCTTCACCATATCATCCACAATCTTCTGAATTCGCTCCGACTTGATTTCTTCGGTTCGTACCTCCTGGGCCGGTTCATGTAGAACCGGGTCCCCAGCTTTCACGATATCCGGCAGGACATTCTTTTTATCACCTAATCCTAGCAACCAACCGGCTCGTACAGTCGTGCCCGAGCCCGAGCGGGGGCTGTGATTCCTCCTTGGTACCATAAACTCGGGTCTGGTAACACACCGAATTTCAAGTCGAGTTCGAAACAGTGGGGCGCTTGAAATGGCTGTCAAGCATTTCTGCGCGAAGGTTGCTGTAAAGAAAGCTCTTTGAATGCTTTCCATCGTGAACTCGGAAGTCACCAATCGCCTTAGGGGCTTTGAACTTTTGTATTGCTGTTCAAAAGT
Proteins encoded:
- the LOC140958639 gene encoding peptide deformylase 1A, chloroplastic-like: MESIQRAFFTATFAQKCLTAISSAPLFRTRLEIRCVTRPEFMVPRRNHSPRSGSGTTVRAGWLLGLGDKKNVLPDIVKAGDPVLHEPAQEVRTEEIKSERIQKIVDDMVKVMRKAPGVGLAAPQIGIPLRIIVLEDTKEYIGYAPKEETKKQDRRPFDLLVVINPKLEKKGNKTALFFEGCLRYAKMQFVFLSIIFLLSFLCLLLSFE